Genomic DNA from Streptomyces sp. GS7:
CGACTGCCTGGCCCTGGACGCCGAGGGCCGGCCCTGCATCGAGGCTCGCAGCCCGCTCGACCTGGACCGTGAACTGGGCCTGCCCGGCGGCAACATCTTCCACCGCGAGCTGGCCTTCCCGTACACCGACGAGGCGGACGGCGCGGCCGGTGCCCCGGCCCGCTGGGGGGTGGCGACCGGGCACGCCAACGTCCTGCTCTGCGGCGCGGGCGCGATCCGCGGCGGGGGAGTGAGTGGGATCCCGGGGCACAACGCGGCGATGGCGGTGCTGGAGGAGGGGTGAGAGCGGCTCCGCTCTCCGGCACCGTGTTCGTCGACGGTTTCTGACGCAGCATCAGAAAATCTCTTCCCTCGTACGGCCCGCTGCGGCATCCTTCGCCCATGCAGACGGAGCTGAGCAACGCGCTGGGAGTCGAGCACGCCGTCTTCGGGTTCACGCCCTTTCCCGCGGTCGCCGCGGCGATCACCAGGGCCGGCGGGTTCGGGGTGCTCGGCGCGGTCCGCTACACCGCGCCCGGTGAACTGGCCCGCGACCTGGACTGGTTGCAGGAGCACAGCGACGGACTGCCCTACGGCCTCGATGTCGTGATGCCCGCCACGAAGGTGGCGGGCGTCACCGAGGCGGAGGTGGAGGCGATGATTCCCCCCGGGCACCGGCGGTTCGTCGACGGGATCCTGGCGAAGTACGACGTGCCGCCGCTCGCGCCGGGGGAGGCGTCGGGCTGGCGGATCACCGGCTGGATGGAACAGGTCGCCCGCACCCAGCTCGACGTCGCCTTCGACTACCCGATCAAGCTGCTGGCCAACGCCCTCGGCTCACCTCCCGCGGACGTCATCCGGCGCGCCCACGACCACGGCGTACGGGTCGCCGCGCTGGCCGGCAGCCCCCGGCACGCGCTGCACCACAAGGCCGCGGGCATCGACGTCGTCGTCGCCCAGGGTTACGAAGCCGGCGGTCACACCGGCGAGATCGCCACCATGGTGCTCACCCCCGAAGTCGTGGCCGCCGTCGCCCCGTTGCCGGTGCTGGCCGCCGGCGGCATCGGTACCGGCGAGCAGATCGCCGCCGGACTCGCCCTCGGCGCCCAGGGCGTGTGGCTCGGCTCGATCTGGCTCACCACCGAGGAGGCGGATCTGCACTCCCGGCGGCTGACCGCGAAACTGCTCGCCGCCGGACCCGGCGACACCGTCCGCTCCCGCGCCCTGACGGGCAAGCCCGCCCGCCAGCTGCGCACCGCGTGGACCGACGCCTGGGACGGCCCGGACGGCCCCGGCACCCTCCCGATGCCGCTCCAAGGACTGCTGGTCGCCGAGGCCAACTCCCGTATCCAGCGGCACGAGGTCGAGCCGCTGCTCGGCACACCGGTCGGCCAGATCGTCGGCCGGATGACCAGCGAACGCAGCGTCCAGGCCGTCTTCGACGACCTCACCCGCGGCTTCGAACGGGCCATCGACCGCATCAACCGCATCGCCGGCCGCGCCTGACCCGTTGTCCCGCCGATCCGCCCCTGCCCGAGGAGGACCCGCCCATGCCCGACACCCCCAACGGCTTCTGGGCCCAGGCCATCGCCGACCCCGGCCGGACCGTCCTGGTCGCCCCGGACGGCGAGGAATGGACCGCCGGCCGGCTGCACGCCGCCGCCAACCAGCTCGTCCACGGGCTGCGCGCGGCCGGGCTGGAACGCGGCGACGCGTTCGCCGCCGTCCTCCCCAACGGCGTCGAGTTCTTCACCGCCTATCTCGCCGCCTCCCAGGCCGGCTTCTACCTCGTGCCGGTCAACCACCACCTGGTCGGCCCCGAGATCGCCTGGATCGTCGCCGACTCCGGCGCCAAGGTGCTGATCGCCCACGAGCGGTTCGGGGAGGCCGCCCGGCAGGCCGCCGACGAGGCCGGGCTGCCGGCCGGGCGGCGGTACGCCGTCGGAACCGTCGACGGCTTCCGCCCGTACTCCGAACTCCTCGGCGGGCAGGCGGAGTCCGCTCCCGCCGGACGGACCCTCGGCTGGGTGATGAACTACACCTCGGGCACCACAGGACGCCCCCGCGGCATCCGCCGCCCGCTGCCCGGCAAGCCTCCCGAGGAGACCTACCTGGGCGGCTTCCTCGCCATCTTCGGCATCCTGCCGTTCGACGACAACGTCCATCTGGTCTGCTC
This window encodes:
- a CDS encoding NAD(P)H-dependent flavin oxidoreductase, with amino-acid sequence MQTELSNALGVEHAVFGFTPFPAVAAAITRAGGFGVLGAVRYTAPGELARDLDWLQEHSDGLPYGLDVVMPATKVAGVTEAEVEAMIPPGHRRFVDGILAKYDVPPLAPGEASGWRITGWMEQVARTQLDVAFDYPIKLLANALGSPPADVIRRAHDHGVRVAALAGSPRHALHHKAAGIDVVVAQGYEAGGHTGEIATMVLTPEVVAAVAPLPVLAAGGIGTGEQIAAGLALGAQGVWLGSIWLTTEEADLHSRRLTAKLLAAGPGDTVRSRALTGKPARQLRTAWTDAWDGPDGPGTLPMPLQGLLVAEANSRIQRHEVEPLLGTPVGQIVGRMTSERSVQAVFDDLTRGFERAIDRINRIAGRA